A stretch of DNA from Flavobacteriaceae bacterium MAR_2009_75:
AAAAATAGGTTAATTTTGGCCCAAACTTTAAGATTCAGGTCAATAGTTAGGGATTGTCAAGAATCGATAATAAAATCATCCCTACTGCATAATACACTATCTACTCTCACGAACGTTCATGAACTACCTTCTGCCCATACTGGCCGTACTTTTAAGTTTTGTATTTGTATATATCATCAAGCCAGAGAATAAAAATCATTTTAAACTGGTATTGGCTTTTAGTGGTGCCTTTCTATTGGCGTTGACAATTTTTGAATTATTTCCGTCAGTTTACGAACATTCAGATGCCAAAACAGTTGGGGTATTTGTAATGTTAGGAATTCTGCTGCAAATATTTCTAGAGTTCTTTTCTAAAGGTGCCGAACACGGCCATGTGCACATCGACAGTGAAAAATCAGGATTCCCGTGGGCCATTTTCATTAGTCTTTGCATTCACTCGTTTCTAGAAGGCCTTCCCATAGAACACCACGATACTATACTTTATGGGGTGTTGATTCATAAAATTCCGATTGCGATTATTTTAAGCATCTTTTTACTGAATTCAAAGATATCGTTTACAAAGGCACTTTTGTTCACAACGTTGTTTTCATTGATGACGCCGATGGGAAGTTATATCGCCGCACATGCCCAGTGGATAGCAAATTATTATGCTCCCATAACGGCCTTGGTCATTGGCGTATTTCTTCATATCTCAACCGTAATACTTTTTGAAAGCTCAGAAGGTCATTCGTTTAATCTCAGAAAAATTTTCGTTATTATCTTAGGCATCGTTTTCGCTTATTTTCTATAAATGTTCAGCAGAGAAGAATCAAAAAAGTTACGGGAAGAATTCTGGATCGCCTTTGGAAAATCGTATCCGAAGAAATGGATTTTATATAATACTAAAATAAAAGGACTTGCCTTTAAATTTCATTTTGATGTAAAAAAGGCTATGGTCATTATGGATGTCGAGACCGATGATTTGGAAAAACGTATAGCTCTTTGGGAGAAGGTACAATCTTTAAAATCGATTATAGAGTCAGATGAATGTTTGCCCGACGCCCGTTTTGATGACAGCTATATTCTCAAGAATGGTAAAGAAGTCTCTCGGGTATTCGTTGAGAAATCGGCGGTGTCGATTCACAATAAAAACACCTGGCAAGAGACCATGGTGTTTTTAAGTGAAACTATGCTGAAATTTGAAGACTTCTTTTTCGATTTCAAAGAAGTGCTCAACCCTTAGAACCAATTTATTCTTGGGTCATTTTATACCCTTCAATAGTCGTATAATATTTAGTGATCATATTGGGTTCTTCCCAATCAGGAAGTTCTCCCGCCTCCAAATACTTTAAAAAGTTTTCGGTTACCTGACCAAAATGTGCTTCGTGGCCAATTTTGAACTCATCAGGTATATTCACCCGATAGGTACCATCATCCATCTTTTCAGTGGTCGTGCCTGCAAATTGTGCTTTAACTTCTCCACTAACGGCCTTATCGAGGGCCGCTTCAAAGTTCTCAGCATTTTTTGGTTCGATGTAAAGTATCGGCTTATAACCTTCAGCTTCCCCTTGTTTAATGATCAGGTCACTCTTGGTACCGCGCATTATACTATAATGGGTATCACCAGTACCTTCGGGAGCTTGATAATTCCAGATAACGGAAACTTTAGCAAACTTATCATTGATTTTATAAATCATTTCTCCATTGGAATACGCATGTAATTTTCCATCTTTAAGATCCTTTTTCAAATATGGGGGGAATTCTTCTAGACCGGCCACCTTCTCAAACTCATCAGGTGTAAGTACCGTTGGCCATCTGCGAGCTTTGACCATTTCTACATTTGTGGTATCGATAACCTGATCAGGGAAAGCTTCCCATTGCACCAAGTCTACCAAATGTGTAGTTACATCAACGATACCTTCACCCTCTTCATTAACATCGAAAAACCATGCTGGCCGCACCAAGGGTTGACCACTTACATACTTAAAGAAATGGTGTATGCTTTCTTTACTGATAGCAGGTTCTTCCGCTGTACCATCTACCAGTTCACCGAATACATCAGGCATCGTAGACAATAGTTTTTGCATCATCGTAGTCGATTCAAAACGCTCTGTCATGATATCATAAATCAAAACATTGTTCTGTTTGGCCACTTCAAAAGCTTCCTTCAATTTTTCAAACCCTTCTGGGTTAATTACCAAGGGCTTATCGGCATATACATTCAAACCGGCCTTTACCGCTGCGAGTACATAATCAATTTTCTTTGAGTTTTTACCTGCTACGATCATAACATTGCCCGGTTTATCGGATATCATTTGCTGCAAGTAGTCATCGCCGAATTTACTTTCGATAGTCCAATCTGTTGGAGATTCTTCCCTAGAGTTATAAGCATCGATTTTGTTCAGAAAATCTTTGACTTCCGGACCTTCGGGAGCGAATAAATAAATGGTCGAATCTACTTGCGGATACATAGATTTGTGTACCAAAGCTGCATGAAAATGCCCTGGATCCAGTGTCATCAACTTTACTTTTTCAGTCATTTCTTCGTTTTCTGGTTTCTCGCTTTTCTTTTCTTCCGCACAAGAGAATAGTACAATCGCGCTTAAAAGAGTTAGGTAGTGCTTCATTTTATGTTCAGTTTTTCTGCCCGATTCAGGCTAATTTCAAAGTTACATTTAAAATCAAAACACCTCCGCTATTCAAGGAGGTGTTTCTATTTAAATCAATTTACAATTACGCTTTAACGTAGTCGGTACCGTATGGTTTTCGTTGTTCACGACGAAGAAGAGCATTAGCCTCATCATCATTGATAAAAACTTCTTTATCTGGATCCCAATCTAATTTACGGTCAAATTGCATTGCAATATCACTGATTAGGCAAGTTACACAAGCTTTATGACCTTTCTCGATATTTGAAATCGGTTGCTTACGGCTTTTAACACAATCTAACCAGTTACCATGCTGATCATCTATTTTTTCTAAGTGGATTTCGTTTTCCCCAATTACGGATTCCAATATTTTAGCATCGGAAGCATTTAACGCTTTCGCACTTTTTTCTTTGTCAACGGGATCGGAGGCGGAAGCTTGATATGAACCACGCGAAACAAAGATCCAACCGTCTTCACCAATATATTTTATTCCGTTGGTATACCCACCACTGGTGTAAACAGTTATACCGTTATCGTATTCATGTTTAACGAAGAAATCACCATGAACATTCCAAAGGCCCGATTTTGGGAATTCTGCCAAGGCTTCGACTGAAGTTGGTCCGGTCAGCTCGGTATTCATTCCCCAGGCTGCAGAATCGTAATGATGTTGACCCCAACCGGTAATCATACCGGCCCCGTAGCTACGCAACCTTAACCAACCCGGCCTGCTATAGCCTTCTTGAGGATGCACACCTATTTCGGTATAAGGTACTTCAGGAGTGGAACCCAACCACATATCAAAATTCAGGTTCTCGGGAACGGGCATAGCCGGTGCTTCTGGCCCGGCAGGATCACCTGGCAATCCTATTTTCACGGTATGAACTTTACCGATTCTACCGTTTCTGACCAACTCAGCGGCAACCCTAAACTGTGGCATCGCACGTTGTTGGGTACCTACCTGCAGAATAACTCCGGTGTCTTTTACCGCCTTTCTTAATTGTTGCCCTTCTTTTACAGTTAAAGATGTAGGCTTTTGAAGGTAAATATCCTTACCGGCATAGGCTGCTTCCATAGCTGGCTGTGAGTGCCAATGATCAGGTGTACTGATAACTACGGCATCAATATCCTTATTCATGAGCATTTCCCTATAATCGCCATAGACTTTAGTGCTATTATATTTCTGCTTACCCGTTTTCTCTTTATAAAAAGAATCTACCAAGACTTTGGCGTCATCGGCCCGTCTAGAATCTACGTCACAAACAGCGATATATTTGGTTTGGTCAAAACGAATGGTATCATGAATATCATGGTCACGAGCTATTCGGCCACAACCAATTTGCCCAATATTAATTTTATTACTAGGTGCATTTTTTCCTAAAACGTTTGCGGGTACAATTGTAGGAAAACCAACCATGGCTGCAGTGCCCAGCGCTGTTCGGTTAATAAATTTTCTTCGTTGCATTTAACTTTCTATTTAATTCTTGGTTACTTCTATCTTTGGTGCTTTTGCAAAATGTTGCCAATACGCCTCGGCTTCTTCAGCCTCTAATTTACCATCAAATACTATCATTCTATATTTGAGTCCATAATCCTTGTCAGGCTCGATTTGCCATTCCTCATGACGGATCGGGCAAAATTCAAAAAACATATCACCTCTACCACCATTGGCATCTTTGGGCCAAATGCGCATAGGTTCAGGATGCATTCTGTTATCAGGGTGGCTTAAGAAAAGTATTCCACTCTCCCCGTTTCCATCAGACGACTCACCTGAAACTATACACCATCTGGCATTACTGCCATCGGCATTTGATCGGTCTTTACCTTCTGAGGTGAGTACCGTGCAATTATTTGCCTTCCAACGCTCATGGAACCGTAAGCCCAGTCCCCCACCATATCGGTATGCTTCAAACAATATACCATTCTCGAGAGGGGAACTAAAGTTAGTAATATAATCAAACATATACCGATCCGGTCTGTTGATATCCCAAATCTTTACGGTTACATCTTCATTCAAGGCCACCTGGGGCTTGCTTTGTGTTTTTAAATCAATATGTTCTTGGGTTGCGATAAATGAGGCAAACAAATCGCCCGTCGATTGCTCTTTAAATTCTTGGAAAAGAACGGTTCCCATACCTTCTTTGAGATTCCAAAAATCAACGCGTTCCCCATCAATTTGCGTATGGGTCCATGGGCCCCATAGCCCATAGTGATGGTAATGGTCCGGCGGTTGAATTCTGGTCAGCGTATCACCTTTTGGAGTAATGATAGGGTGAATGTAGCCAGACTTTCCATAAATGGAGTCTACCCCTTCAGGGGGATATGTCATATCAAATCTATACGATACCGCTGTATTTCCATTTAATTGAACGTTTAAATTACCGTTCTCTTTTTGTAGTAACAGTTCGCCTTTTCGGGATAATTCTTCTTTCTGATTTACGAATTTGTAAGAGCTTTGCTCATTTGAATTAGCAATAAACCAAAGTTTACCATTT
This window harbors:
- a CDS encoding putative dehydrogenase, with translation MQRRKFINRTALGTAAMVGFPTIVPANVLGKNAPSNKINIGQIGCGRIARDHDIHDTIRFDQTKYIAVCDVDSRRADDAKVLVDSFYKEKTGKQKYNSTKVYGDYREMLMNKDIDAVVISTPDHWHSQPAMEAAYAGKDIYLQKPTSLTVKEGQQLRKAVKDTGVILQVGTQQRAMPQFRVAAELVRNGRIGKVHTVKIGLPGDPAGPEAPAMPVPENLNFDMWLGSTPEVPYTEIGVHPQEGYSRPGWLRLRSYGAGMITGWGQHHYDSAAWGMNTELTGPTSVEALAEFPKSGLWNVHGDFFVKHEYDNGITVYTSGGYTNGIKYIGEDGWIFVSRGSYQASASDPVDKEKSAKALNASDAKILESVIGENEIHLEKIDDQHGNWLDCVKSRKQPISNIEKGHKACVTCLISDIAMQFDRKLDWDPDKEVFINDDEANALLRREQRKPYGTDYVKA
- a CDS encoding oxidoreductase family protein, whose protein sequence is MKHYLTLLSAIVLFSCAEEKKSEKPENEEMTEKVKLMTLDPGHFHAALVHKSMYPQVDSTIYLFAPEGPEVKDFLNKIDAYNSREESPTDWTIESKFGDDYLQQMISDKPGNVMIVAGKNSKKIDYVLAAVKAGLNVYADKPLVINPEGFEKLKEAFEVAKQNNVLIYDIMTERFESTTMMQKLLSTMPDVFGELVDGTAEEPAISKESIHHFFKYVSGQPLVRPAWFFDVNEEGEGIVDVTTHLVDLVQWEAFPDQVIDTTNVEMVKARRWPTVLTPDEFEKVAGLEEFPPYLKKDLKDGKLHAYSNGEMIYKINDKFAKVSVIWNYQAPEGTGDTHYSIMRGTKSDLIIKQGEAEGYKPILYIEPKNAENFEAALDKAVSGEVKAQFAGTTTEKMDDGTYRVNIPDEFKIGHEAHFGQVTENFLKYLEAGELPDWEEPNMITKYYTTIEGYKMTQE
- a CDS encoding ZIP zinc transporter codes for the protein MNYLLPILAVLLSFVFVYIIKPENKNHFKLVLAFSGAFLLALTIFELFPSVYEHSDAKTVGVFVMLGILLQIFLEFFSKGAEHGHVHIDSEKSGFPWAIFISLCIHSFLEGLPIEHHDTILYGVLIHKIPIAIILSIFLLNSKISFTKALLFTTLFSLMTPMGSYIAAHAQWIANYYAPITALVIGVFLHISTVILFESSEGHSFNLRKIFVIILGIVFAYFL
- a CDS encoding methane monooxygenase PmoA-like produces the protein MLNRYFVLFFILISISCKEEKSFKIQVDRGNGIFLNQPQFVQEDDLLSSGLRLDATLVLKSNSGEQIPFQKENGKLWFIANSNEQSSYKFVNQKEELSRKGELLLQKENGNLNVQLNGNTAVSYRFDMTYPPEGVDSIYGKSGYIHPIITPKGDTLTRIQPPDHYHHYGLWGPWTHTQIDGERVDFWNLKEGMGTVLFQEFKEQSTGDLFASFIATQEHIDLKTQSKPQVALNEDVTVKIWDINRPDRYMFDYITNFSSPLENGILFEAYRYGGGLGLRFHERWKANNCTVLTSEGKDRSNADGSNARWCIVSGESSDGNGESGILFLSHPDNRMHPEPMRIWPKDANGGRGDMFFEFCPIRHEEWQIEPDKDYGLKYRMIVFDGKLEAEEAEAYWQHFAKAPKIEVTKN